The segment GCTCAACTCCATGTCATGGGCACAAGTTGAtaactcttcaaatgttcgCGGCTTTATCCCTTGAAGGATGTAAAGAAGTCCCCAATGCATGCCTTGGATGCACATTTCTACAGCAGATATTTCAGAAAGTCTATCCTTGCAATCCAAACTCAAAGAACGCCATCGATTGATATAATCGACCACCGGCTCATTTTCCCATTACTTGGTATTAGTAAGCTCCATCATGCTCACCGTGCGACGTGTGCTACAGAATCGGTCTAGAAATTCTCTTTCAAGTTGTTCCCAAGGAGGGATAATAGTGCCGAGGATAGCTAGCGGGTGGAGCTCAACCGAGGAGATATGATGCCTTGGGGGAGTTTGCCATTTAAGCATGGATCTCCACGCATGGTACAAGTTACAAAGGAGTTGCCACAATGGCGGTATCGGGAGGGCCCACCTCCTGATAACAAATGGGATATGTTGGAACAATAGTCAAAACCCAGAAGGCCACCCATGTTCTAAAAGCGGTAAGACCCATGCAAAAGGAGAAGGTTCCCATCATTGCTAGGGCACTAGTTGTAGAATAAAAATAGGATAAAATTCAAAGGAAAGAGGTTGGACGTTTTTGGGTGACAGAAACATGAGAGAAAGGGAGTAAAAACAGAGTTTTTAGGTAGAGGGAAAGAGGATAAACCTAGTCAAAACTATCATAAGAAATGCTAGCCATCAAAGAACCTCCGCGGGTGGCCTAATAAACAAGCCTCAATAGTCTTAAGGAAGTATCCACCTATCAGCCATTAGTTTAATCCCTTTTAGGGCCTCCCATTGTGAGCTATATTCCAATTACACACAAATTAATTGTGCTCCTAGTCTAGAGCCAGTCCTTCTTTGGATTTGGATTCTCACAAatatcattttggtccctatattttggtaagagccaatttggtccctacattttggtaaGAGCCAATTTGGtcattgttatttttaacttgcaattaatttggtccttacagTTAGCTCACTAATAGAAAATGCTTATATGGCAAATGGTTTGCACTGTTGTCATGCctaatgttaaaaaattaaataagatgcCAATGTGTCTAAATTTTTATAGCCACATCAATGCTcagatggcaaaaaaaaaaaaaaaaaaaaaaactacacagcttttaaaaatatttttcttttctttaccaaaattttttcctttctttattttttctttttacttttcttacaatttctttaaaatttcatttcattttctcaCATTCTTCACTTTCTTCTCCAACAAACCCAAAACAGTCCTCCGTCTCTCTCATTAACTACTTGCACTCATACTCTACTTTGTACTAAGATGATTTGGCTGAGAAAGATATCAAACCTCTGCTAAAGTTTCTGCAGAGTACCAACTCAAATTACTTAGTGAACCCAACTCCAAATTTCTCTTCATTATTTTATAGAAGTGTGAGCTTGGTGTCTTATAACTTAAGAGCCCATGAAAAATCTTGGACTTTTTGAGCTAAATATTTCAATATGTTAGTCCCTAgtccaaaagagaaaaaaacccATGAGcaggaagctctctttcatggAGTCCAAGCTTGTAGACCCTTTCCCAGCAAGGCCAACCCCATTACCAGAAATTGCTCAACCCCCACTTCACTCTTCTGTTGGTTACTTCGTTCCAACCAATGTGGCCAACAACCCACATCACCCACTtgccgaattttttttttttttccagatatGGGTTGTAATACCCCAGTGCATAGTAGATCCTAGCCCACTCCTCTCAAAACACAAAACCTAAGTGGGTAACAAGCTTAAGCTGATCTGTTAAGACCCCCTTATGAATCCTGTCACTGCTAATGCCACTGCCCGATTTGTGCGACTTATGTGCTTGGCTTGTATTCCCGTTGCCACCCATAGTGGGTTGCAATTTCTAGTCGATCTGTGCGAAGCCACAATGGTGGTGAGGAATAATGTaactaggggtggcaatttttatccatatccattAACCTGCCCATTACCCATCTTATTTagataagtcttaacccaacccatttgagtATTTGGGTTAGATGGATAAAAAcccatttggttatttaattagatgggtctaaatggataaatccactaatacccactaaacccatctaaaatttaaaattaaataaacccaCTAATAACCAGTAAActcttctaaaatttaaaacttaaataaaccTCAGTCACTCTTTCTCAGATTTTCTCTGTAACCAAACACTTTAACCTCTAGATTCTAAGCCCAAACACGTTCCCTTAGATTTTCTtagtaaccaaacaaaagaaaattctagaGAGAGAACTGGGATGGAATTGGAGTTCACCATTCCACTCTTTTCCTTGTCATTCGATTTCCCAAAGAAACATTAGTGGTGCAACAGGACTCGTTGGGTACGACTCTGATGGATTTGATAATGGCAGACCTAACTCCGGCTCCGGCTCTGGCGTCGACGGCTTCAGCACCGTCTTCGATGGCACCGACGGCGCTGGGAAAGCCCTCTGGGGAGAAGAGGTTGAAGCGATTGGCGCTGATGCAGATCCATAGCGACACCATTTCGGCTGCTCTCCATCCAATCCGTACCAATATCATGCCTCAGAAGCATCAAAGAAAGAAGGTAACTCTTTCACGATTTCTGTTTGGTGGTTGAGAAAGTGTGAGAGAATTGGAAATGATGTTTAGTTTATGACCTTCATTGTGCTTGATACTTTGTTTCTTtgccgagaaaaaaaaaaaaaaaaaaaaaaaaaaaaaaaaaaaaaaaacagagaagaaaagtctttttttttttttttttttttttttttttttttttttttttttttttttttctctttctgtGGCTTTGTTTCGTTGTTGATAAATGAAttttggaaaaggaaaatgaaaggaaagaaggaaagtACTGGAAAAgtaatttttgaactttttaatttttgtttttaaagtttttaacaagttatttatttatttgggttatattgggttaaatgggcgggttactaattaaatgggttgggcgggtaatggataattaatttatatataaatgggtcataaatgaataaatgggtaattacacacccaacccatttatgacccaacccgcccatttgccacccctgTAATGACAAAAGCTTTGTTGTTCAATTGGTTGATATCTCTTAGTATCTTAAATAGAGATATCTACTAGGGTTCAAATTAATCTCTTATCCCCCATTATAACTGtcgaaatattaaaagaaaaatatatactcTTTAactgacaaaaaaaatatttctcaaaaaaaaaaaaaaaaaactgacaaaaaaaattactactaaCATCTTGGCCTTTACTTTTCAAATGTGAGATGATAAGCTCAAAATCAATCATTTTCAACCTTGAGTTGTCAATGCCGAAGGAACCTAGCGGGCAAAGACGACAACCATtttatattctctctttttgtaaCATACATACATTTTCTTGACCAGCAACTTACCTACCATCTTTCATTCATGTGCCAACAAAATTTGTGCGTTGGCGTGTTTACTTGGGGAAGGTATTTTGTGCGCCGGTTGTATAAGACATCTTTCTTGCTAACATATGGGACTCATATGTTAATGAGAGATATTTTATATGCTTGATGCATATGAAAATTTCTCGCTTAAATTATGTGACATTTGTGCATGTTTTCAcgttttataattttcaatttgtttatttttgaaattgttcAATTACGTGCCAATGAAAAGCCTTTGTGATTTTTTACATATAGTATGCCTAGAAGTAcaatcataaaattttcaaactgtAATGACTCTAAAAAGCAATGGGTTCTAGTCTATGGCTCAAGGGATCAACAACTCCTCAGGCCAACAGACCATGCCATAAGCAATAGCCTCGATCAATTCCACATTAGCAGGTCCACAGGGCATGTTAATCTGCCACTGATCAGCCACATCCTACGATAAGGTTTTACTACAAAGGGGCACTACCAACATAGAGAGATGGGCACCTGATAAGCCACATCCTTTCATAAAAAGAACTAGAAATGTTTCGGTTTCTAAAACTGAGAATAATTCAGCATTTGAAGAAAGGCACTACAACCAACACCATATGTAGTCTCACCGTTGGCAAAAAAAGTTGGGTTCACTGGTGAAATTGCTGTTTTGGAAGGCAGAACTTACTGGGTAGTATCCTATCACAGTACCTGACAGACTCAACGCAGCCCTTGTACCCTCTGCAAGCACATTACAGTCAATCTGATATAACAAGATATATATCCATGAACGTATATCAAGTACAGAATGTTATAACAATAATACCTTCATCAGTAAACTCGATAAAGGCAAAATAGAGAATGGAGTaacaagattaaagaaaaatggCAGTTTCCATTCCccattaagtaaaaaaataaaaatcaaagcaTCATTGTAAACTACAAAGGGGGGTACCACCAAAACAGAGAGATGGCCTCATCTTATAGATGAAAAGATCTAACAAAAACTCGACAGCCAATCTAGTGCTTGACAAAACAGGATTACTAACATTTCCAGCTTCTATAATCTACGacaattgaaagaaagaaaaaactatattaaaaaaaatccaattaagggtcaaaatcatcaacaaactTCGCCGAATAAAAACCATTCAGAAAAACAGTCTAGAAGATGGCTGACTGAGATGCATAGCATTACGATGCGTTTTTAAGCTATTAATTTAAAGCAATGCTTTGGGTAAGCTAAGGTTTGAATCGCCACCTTACGACTCTTGGGAATTAAAGCTGTTtatatctctcactctctctctatacACTATACAGCATTTGCCATACCACTTTACCCAAATCATCAGAGTAATTAATTAAAGAGCATAtagaagaaaaagtaaattcAACGTACAATTCACAAACTCGCCCAATTGAAAGCCACAAACCCAATTGGTTATTTCACAAACTGTGACAGAGCCACTGAACTCATTCCGTATGGAACGAATTAGCCAAAGTGATTTCCATGGAGCTCTAAACCCCTGAACTCAGCCTGAATATCTTCAAACCAAGTAGCCAATCGCACCTCAGCTTGGGGTATGGCTTGTGTCCAGTGGCCACTGGCCACTGGACCCAAGCTCCACCCCTCATCTTGAACCTCTAACATCTGAATCAGCCCATTCCGAAAGCCATCCCAATCAGTGTTAGGAACTATAATCCAAACGGAATTGTCAACGAGCTTAAGAGTATTTGGCGACCTTCGAAATTTAAaaacctggaaaaaaaaaaaaataataagaatcagaaatgccaaaaattatttgaaatatatatatatatatatatataaataaatttaaaatacctTGTGTTCGATCCTTCGGTTGAAGGAACAATCCAAATTAGGAGAGTCCAGGGACTCAGAAACTGCATCGTAGAAAGTTTTCAATCCTCTCAATGCAATATGGATCGAGTAAGCGCGGCCTGTGGAaagcgttttttttttaatcttcagcCAATGCCCTCCATCGTCATCCCTTAGTAGATCCAAAAAGTACCTTGCATCCTCTGAGACTGACCGAAAGTCGTATGAGCAGAGTTTCTGAGAAAACCTTTCGTATGGTGGTGGAATATTCTAGTAGACAAATACAGTACATATTATAAGCCTGCCGTTTAATGGCAACCACATATAAACAGTGTAACGACAATTTATATAGTcgattaatttttttggaaaagtaaattctcaaaatttatttaattattaatttttttagaaaaataaaaatcaaacaaaaataaataaaaaggtcaaATCTATGATTGTATTAACTAACATttcaccatttaaaaaaaaaaaacacatattagAAGTAATTAAACGAAgatttagggtgtgtttggataccattgaaaattgaaaatactgccAGGATTTTGAGGTAAAAGTGTAGAAAAAACTATGAACTTGAAAGAGCTGGCTGGCAGACTTAGATATGAGTGATTGAGCTTTAGCTCAATAGGAACATCAAGACTGATTCAAGAGAGTTACGGAGGGAGTAGTGGCCGGTGTTGAAATTTTTTACGAACGATAACACTATTTGCATAATCTCAAAGAGAGAGGGCATCAATGCCGAACCACAAAGATTATACGCACAGAGAAACTAATATATAACATAAATGagaccaacaaaacaaaactcagaCACCAAAATCAACAAAGTTCATAAGCCACACAAGATTGAgtcattcaaaaacaaatacacgAGAtagttcatccaaaaaaaaaagcgtgCATGCATATACTCTAAGACACTCTCTAATAAAAAAGCTTGAGATCATCTGCGTTTAGCATGGGACCCAGACCGCACGGTGCCCAAACCCCATTGTATAAACGCAGATGATTTCCGTGCTAATAATTCACCAAATAATTCTTGACTTTAACATTTTCTCGAAAAGAAAAACCCATCCTTTCagccattttcatttttcactctTGTTTGTGTTTTCAATACCAAAATCTCTCACACCCACAAACCCAAATTCCAGAAAAtggaaaagggaaagaaagaagcTTTATCAGTCTTATCAATAGCAGCCAACGCTAACCTCGGCCTAATGATTCCTAACCTTAACCTGGTTCTGAACGCTAACTTCCCATCCGATGTGATTTCGGACATTCTGTACCAACATCCTGTGAAAACTCTCGTACGGTTCAGATGCGTATCCAAACGTTGGTGTTCCCAGATAGACGGTCCAGATTTCATCAAGCTACAGCTTAGCcatcgatatatatatatatatatatatatatgtgagtgtgtgtgtgtctgaTTTGGCTCTCCACAGAGTCCACACACCACAGCCACAagagtgaaaaatgaaaatggctGAAAGGATGGGTTTTTCTTTTCGAGAAAATGTTAAAGTCAAGAATTATTTGGTGAATTATTAGCACGGAAATCATCTGCGTTTATACAATGGGGTTTGGGCACCGTGCGGTCTGGGTCCCATGCTAAACGCAGATGATCTCAAGCTTTTTTATTAGAGAGTGTCTTAGAGTATATGCATGcacgcttttttttttggatgaactaTCTcgtgtatttgtttttgaatgacTCAATCTTGTGTGGCTTATGAACTTTGTTGATTTTGGTGtctgagttttgttttgttggtctCATTTATGTTATATATTAGTTTCTCTGTGCGTATAATCTTTGTGGTTCGGCATTGATGCCCTCTCTCTTTGAGATTATGCAAATAGTGTTATCGTTCGTAAAAAATTTCAACACCGGCCACTACTCCCTCCGTAACTCTCTTGAATCAGTCTTGATGTTCCTATTGAGCTAAAGCTCAATCACTCATATCTAAGTCTGCCAGCCAGCTCTTTCAAGTTCATAGTTTTTTCTACACTTTTACCTCAAAATCCTggcagtattttcaattttcaatggtatccaaacacaccctaaatcTTCGTTTAATTACTTctaatatgtgttttttttttttaaatggtgaaATGTTAGTTAATACAATCATAGATttgacctttttatttatttttgtttgatttttatttttctaaaaaaattaataattaaataaattttgagaatttacttttccaaaaaaattaatcgACTATATAAATTGTCGTTACACTGTTTATATGTGGTTGCCATTAAACGGCAGGCTTATAATATGTACTGTATTTGTCTACTAGAATATTCCACCACCATACGAAAGGTTTTCTCAGAAACTCTGCTCATACGACTTTCGGTCAGTCTCAGAGGATGCAAGGTACTTTTTGGATCTACTAAGGGATGACGATGGAGGGCATTGgctgaagattaaaaaaaaaacgcttTCCACAGGCCGCGCTTACTCGATCCATATTGCATTGAGAGGATTGAAAACTTTCTACGATGCAGTTTCTGAGTCCCTGGACTCTCCTAATTTGGATTGTTCCTTCAACCGAAGGATCGAACACAaggtattttaaatttatttatatatatatatatatatttcaaataatttttggcatttctgattcttattattattattttttttccaggtTTTTAAATTTCGAAGGTCGCCAAATACTCTTAAGCTTGTTGACAATTCCGTTTGGATTATAGTTCCTGACACTGATTGGGATGGCTTTCGGAATGGGCTGATTCAGATGTTAGAGGTTCAAGATGAGGGGTGGAGCTTGGGTCCAGTGGCCAGTGGCCACTGGACACAAGCCATACTCCAAGCTGAGGTGCGATTGGCTACTTGGTTTGAAGATATTCAGGCTGAGTTCAGGGGTTTAGAGCTCCATGGAAATCACTTTGGCTAATTCGTTCCATACGGAATGAGTTCAGTGGCTCTGTCACAGTTTGTGAAATAACCAATTGGGTTTGTGGCTTTCAATTGGGCGAGTTTGTGAATTGTACGTTgaatttactttttcttctaTATGCTCTTTAATTAATTACTCTGATGATTTGGGTAAAGTGGTATGGCAAATGCTGTATAGTgtatagagagagagtgagagatataAACAGCTTTAATTCCCAAGAGTCGTAAGGTGGCGATTCAAACCTTAGCTTACCCAAAGCATTGCTTTAAATTAATAGCTTAAAAACGCATCGTAATGCTATGCATCTCAGTCAGCCATCTTCTAGACTGTTTTTCTGAATGGTTTTTATTCGGCGAagtttgttgatgattttgacccttaattggattttttttaatatagttttttctttctttcaattgtCGTAGATTATAGAAGCTGGAAATGTTAGTAATCCTGTTTTGTCAAGCACTAGATTGGCTGTCGAGTTTTTGTTAGATCTTTTCATCTATAAGATGAGGCCATCTCTCTGTTTTGGTGGTACCCCCCTTTGTAGTTTACAATGAtgctttgatttttatttttttacttaatggGGAATGGAAACTGCGGCAGGGGCGGAGGCACGTTATgccttggcccccccaaaattttttaaaacctctaTAATAGTAGTAGGAAGAAATAGGTCTCACACTTTCATTTAAGACCTATTTCTTCCTACTACTATTATAGAGGTCTCACACTTTCATTTAAGAGCTGGCCCCCCAACATTTTATTGGACAATGAGATGAAACCTAAGAGAGGGTGAAAAGAAAAGCTTTTGGAGACTGATAGTGCAAAATGGACTCCACCGTGCTCTCAAGGGAAGAACAAGAGGAGCTTGTTCGTAGcaagaaaaaagtaaaggatGTGAGCCATGAGGGCTATCGAGGAAGACAAGAGTCAGTCTTGAAGCCTCCATACCGTGAGCAGGGAGGGTGGAGTGAGGCAAACTCTTTTAAGGATAAACTTATTGGAGATATACCGGGGGCTTACACCCAAGCTTTCAACTTTAGCGACATCATGGAGGATGATGAGGAATCGGATGAGGAGGTTGAAAACCTCCGAGAAGGGCTTGTGGCCGTTAAACTATCCAAGGACTTCAAGAAGAAGATCCGTACGCCATGGACAAGGGCCCTCATTGTCAAGGTCTATGGTAGGGGGGTGGGTTTAAGTTTCCTACATAGCAGATTGTTAGCCATGTGGAAGCCCGCCGGAAGACTTGACTGTGTGGACTTGGAGCAGGGATTTTTTCTGACTAGATTTTACTTGAAAGAGGATTATGAAGCTATCCTTCAGAGGGGACCTTGGTTCATTGGAGAACATTTCCTCTCCATTAGACCATGGGAACCAAACTTTCGACCGGAATCGGCAAACGTTACATCGGTGGCCGTCTGGATTAGACTTAACGGATTGCCAATCGAGTACTACAACTCGGAAGCTGTTTTACAAATTGGAAAGTCCATTGGCAACGTATTACGGGTCGACACCCACACTGCGAACGAAGCTAGAGGCAGGTTTGCTAGACTCTGTGTGCAGATCGATGTGGAAAAACCGTTGGTGACGGCGGTGTTAATAGGGAGGTTTGAACAATCGGTTTGCTATGAAGGCATCCAGAAATTATGTTTCTCCTGCGGCAGATTGGGCCACAAGAAGGAAACCTGTCCGTACACGGTCTGACCAGCTTCGCCGGCGAAAGAAGGTACGGTAGTAAATGACAATGAAGGACGGACATGCAACATGCATGTACCGCACGGTCCTGCAGAGGGAATGGAGAATGGCAGGGTCGTGCATGGGAATGTGGCAGAGACGGCTCAGGATAGTACGTACGGGCCTTGGACTGTAGTTGCGCGAAGGAGGAACGtgccaaaaaatcaaaagagtGGCGGGATCCAGGCTGTGATGGATAACGGTCGGTTAAAACAAGAACAGAGGAAGGCAGAGGACGACGCAAAGTTTAAACTCTCAATGGGAAGGAAGAATTTCAACGATGGGCTTAGGAGAgattttaaaaggaaattgGACCCACCAAAAGTAAGCCCGTCAAACGGCCTAAGACCAAAAGGCCCAAATTTGAGCCAAACGGTCTTTCCTCACAAAGGTGTTGGGACGAGTGAGATGGGGCCGGGGTTTGCTAAGGCGGGCCCAAAAGCAAGCCGTGGTGATGAGCTAGGAGGGGAGGGTTTTAATTCAAAAGCCCAGAGCAGTCCTTCAGTAAAGGGCAAGAAAGTAATTGCTAGAAACATAGCTAGAAACAAAAATCTCAACGAAGGCACTGGAAGCAGCAAGACCCATTTCAGTTTAAATCATCTAACTCCAAAAATCCTCTGCAGAGACGGAGATGACATCGACCAAAGCATTCCTTTCTCCTTTTCTACTACCACTAATGCCGAGATGGACAAGCTTCAACATCATGAAAATTTTGGGAGCTTTACTAGAGGCGAGTGTgggaatgagagagagaacGGCGCCGGTGAGGGGGTGGTCCGATCGTCGGTGGCaggaagccgggatgatgttggAGATGCCGGGAAGATGGAAGGGCTGACTACTAGCTTCGAAACCGGGGGGACTGAAGTTGCAGTAGCTCCATACCAGTTGCACCACGGTGAAGAGGCAGTGGCAATCTCCGATGTCGGTGAGCACGGAGAAGAACAAATGGAGTTTGAAGAGGATGGCAGAGCTAATACTATCCTGTGAGATGTGCCTTTCTCCTTATCCTTCTTTTTGTAATGAATATTGTAGTTTGGAATAGCAGGGGCGTCCTGAAGCCCAATTTTCAGGAGCATGTTAGGGAGTTGGTTAGGAGTCACAACCCGGCCATTTTAGTAATAATGGAGACTAGATTGGGTGGAGATAGAGCCAAGGGAATCACGGATAGGCTTCCGTTTGACGGCGCCATTCACACGGAAACAATCGGGTATACTGGAGGATTATGGCTTCTTTGGAACTCAGACCTCGTGGAGGTGGTGCAGCTGGCTGATACAGAACAGGAAATTCATGTGGAAGTGAAGGTAATTGCTTCTAACCTTTCTTGGATTTTGTCTGCTGTGTATGCTAGTCCTAGGAGTGCAGAAAGGTTTATTCTGTGGGAAAATTTAATTAAGGTTGCTGGGTTACATAATAAGCCGTGGGTGATAGCCGGTGATTTTAATGAACCCCTGTTGGGTGAGGATAAATTTGGAGGAAGACCGGTTAATATTTCGAGATCCCTGCATTTCAAAGATTGTCTGGACAAATGTAATATGGTAGACTTGGGATTTTCCGGTCCCAGGTATACGTGGTCAAATAGGAGAGACATGAGTAGCCTAATTCAAGAGAGAATTGATCGGTATTTCACAAACCCGAGTTGGTGTCTTATGTACCCAAAGGCTAGAGTAACCCATTTAACCCGTTACCATTCCGACCATTGTCCGGTCCTCATGGAGACAGCCCCTAGGAGAGTGACGCACCTTAGTAGACCTTTTAAGTTTCAGAGTTTTTGGTTATCTGACCCCTCTTTCCCAGGGGTTGTGATGAGGGCTTGGAATCAGTCTAGTAACCTCCCGGATTCTATAGAGAAGTTTACTAGTGAAGCGACTCAGTGGAACAAACAGCAGTTTGGCAACATTTTTGTGAAGAAGAGGAGGTTAATGGCTAGGCTGAATGGAATTCAGAGAGCCATATCTTTTAACCCAACCTCCCCTCTCATCGATTTGGAGAACCAGCTGCACAAGGATCTCGAGATTGTCCTGGACCAAGAAGCGGAGCTGTGGGCCTTAAAATCTAGAGTTAACTGGATGGTGTTGGGAGACCGAAACACCTCCTTTTTCCATGTGTCCACTCTTGCTAGAAGAAAGAGGAATATGATCAATGCAGTAAAGAATGAGGTGGGGGACTGGATCATAGAGGAAACGGAGGTTATGAACCATTTCAGAGAGGGGTTTATGAAGCTATACACTACCTCCCAAGTGGTGACTAATTGGAACACTGTTAAGTGGACCAGCTGGCAGGTTAGGCTCACAGAGGAGGAGAAAAACAACCTAAATTTGCCGGTGTCTGATGAGGAGATTACCACTGCTCTATGGTCTTTAAAGGCGTACAAAGCCCCTGGCCCCGATGGGTTACATGCCGGTTTCTTCCAGAGATTC is part of the Quercus robur chromosome 9, dhQueRobu3.1, whole genome shotgun sequence genome and harbors:
- the LOC126700667 gene encoding uncharacterized protein LOC126700667 → MDSTVLSREEQEELVRSKKKVKDVSHEGYRGRQESVLKPPYREQGGWSEANSFKDKLIGDIPGAYTQAFNFSDIMEDDEESDEEVENLREGLVAVKLSKDFKKKIRTPWTRALIVKVYGRGVGLSFLHSRLLAMWKPAGRLDCVDLEQGFFLTRFYLKEDYEAILQRGPWFIGEHFLSIRPWEPNFRPESANVTSVAVWIRLNGLPIEYYNSEAVLQIGKSIGNVLRVDTHTANEARGRFARLCVQIDVEKPLVTAVLIGRFEQSVCYEGIQKLCFSCGRLGHKKETCPYTV